One window from the genome of Lutra lutra chromosome X, mLutLut1.2, whole genome shotgun sequence encodes:
- the LOC125092250 gene encoding cationic amino acid transporter 3 isoform X3, with product MLWRALRRVGQKLVRRRALEPGMAETRLARCLSTLDLVALGVGSTLGAGVYVLAGEVAKDKAGPSIVICFLVAALSSVLAGLCYAEFGARVPRSGSAYLYSYVTVGELWAFTTGWNLILSYVIGTASVARAWSSAFDNLIGNQISQTLQGSISLHVPHVLAEYPDFFALGLVLLLTGLLALGASESALVTKVFTVVNLLVLGFVIISGFIKGDLHNWKLTEEDYRLTIAGLNDTNSLGPLGSGGFVPFGFEGILRGAATCFYAFVGFDCIATTGEEAQNPQRSIPVGIVISLFVCFLAYFGVSSALTLMMPYYQLQPESPLPEAFLYTGWAPARYVVAIGSLCALSTSLLGSMFPMPRVIYAMAEDGLLFRILARVHTGTHTPIVATVVSGIIAAFMAFLFELTDLVDLMSIGTLLAYSLVAVCVLILRYQPELRNGEDEVELQEEKLPKAEKLTLQGLFCPLNPIPTPLSGQVVYVCSSLLALLLTLLCLVLAQWPIPLLSGDPVWTAVVVLLLMLITGITGVIWRQPQSPTPLHFKVPALPLLPLVSIFVNVYLMMQMTAGTWARFGVWMLIGFAIYFGYGIQHSLEEVKSNQAPLKSRAKTVDLDLSSACTHSI from the exons ATGCTGTGGCGGGCCCTTCGCAGAGTGGGTCAAAAGCTGGTACGCAGACGGGCGCTGGAGCCAGGCATGGCTGAGACTCGCCTTGCCCGATGCCTGAGCACCCTGGATTTAGTGGCCCTGGGTGTGGGCAGCACCTTGGGTGCAGGTGTGTATGTCCTGGCTGGTGAGGTGGCCAAAGATAAAGCAGGACCGTCCATTGTGATCTGCTTTTTGGTGGCCGCCCTGTCTTCTGTGTTGGCCGGATTGTGCTATGCGGAGTTTGGTGCCCGAGTCCCCCGTTCTGGTTCTGCATATCTCTACAGTTATGTCACAGTGGGTGAGCTCTGGGCCTTCACCACGGGCTGGAACCTCATCCTGTCCTATGTTATAG gtACAGCCAGTGTGGCCCGGGCCTGGAGCTCGGCGTTTGACAACCTGATTGGGAACCAAATCTCTCAGACCCTGCAGGGGAGTATCTCACTGCATGTTCCCCATGTCCTCGCAGAATATCCAGACTTCTTTGCTCTGGGCCTTGTGTTGTTGCTCACTG GATTGCTGGCTCTGGGGGCTAGTGAGTCAGCCCTGGTCACCAAAGTGTTCACGGTGGTGAACCTTTTGGTTCTCGGTTTTGTCATCATCTCGGGCTTCATTAAGGGGGACCTGCACAATTGGAAACTCACAGAAGAGGACTACAGACTGACCATAGCTGGCCTCAATGACACCAATAG CTTGGGCCCCCTGGGCTCTGGAGGATTTGTGCCTTTCGGCTTCGAGGGGATTCTCCGAGGAGCAGCTACCTGTTTCTATGCATTTGTTGGTTTCGACTGTATTGCTACCACTG GCGAGGAAGCCCAGAATCCCCAGCGTTCCATCCCTGTGGGCATCGTGATTTCACTGTTCGTCTGCTTTTTGGCGTATTTTGGGGTCTCTTCGGCACTTACCCTTATGATGCCTTACTACCAGCTTCAACCCGAGAGTCCCCTGCCTGAGGCATTTCTTTATACTGGTTGGGCCCCTGCCCGCTATGTTGTGGCTATTGgatccctctgtgctctttctaccAG CCTCTTAGGCTCTATGTTCCCCATGCCTCGGGTGATCTATGCGATGGCAGAGGATGGCCTCCTGTTCCGTATCCTTGCCAGGGTCCACACgggcacacacacccccatcgTGGCCACTGTGGTCTCTGGTATTAttgcag CATTCATGGCATTCCTCTTTGAACTCACTGATCTTGTGGACCTCATGTCAATCGGGACCCTGCTGGCTTACTCTCTGGTGGCTGTTTGTGTTCTCATCCTCAG GTATCAGCCTGAGCTGAGGAATGGTGAAGATGAGGTGGAGTTACAGGAGGAGAAGCTCCCCAAAGCAGAGAAGCTGACCCTGCAGGGACTCTTCTGTCCTCTCAACCCCATCCCCACTCCGCTCTCTGGCCAAGTTGTCTATGTGTGTTCCTCATTGCTTG CCCTGCTCCTGACTCTTCTTTGCCTGGTATTGGCCCAGTGGCCCATCCCACTGCTTTCTGGAGACCCGGTGTGGACCGCAGTGGTTGTGCTGCTTCTGATGCTCATTACTGGGATCACTGGGGTCATCTGGAGACAGCCACAGAGTCCCACTCCCCTGCACTTCAAG GTACCTGctttgcctctcctcccactaGTGAGCATCTTTGTGAATGTTTACCTTATGATGCAGATGACAGCGGGTACCTGGGCCCGATTTGGGGTCTGGATGCTGATTG GCTTTGCTATCTACTTCGGCTATGGGATCCAGCACAGCCTGGAGGAGGTTAAGAGTAACCAAGCCCCACTCAAGTCTAGGGCCAAAACTGTAGACCTTGATCTCAGCAGTGCCTGTACTCATTCGATCTGA